Proteins encoded in a region of the Pelmatolapia mariae isolate MD_Pm_ZW linkage group LG16_19, Pm_UMD_F_2, whole genome shotgun sequence genome:
- the LOC134646408 gene encoding extended synaptotagmin-3-like has product MGIYIMWLGPQTVSDPMAQKTAESIQCTDRLSSSTVNHVIIEFVMYCGRAVFICYPVYLLGYLGINISWVLLCVFMLTYWKKNRQWKVARITSAIELVDNEKRAIKTELRSALPMASWVQFSDVEKVHWLNKVLKQAWPFFGTYMEKLLRENIQQSIRFSSPSLKTFTFTKIHFGRIPLKITGIRAYTHEVEHREVILDMNISYDGDVDIRADMNSAMTAGVKGVKLQGMMRVILEPLIGQTPLVGGVTFFFIRRPTLKINWTGMTNLLSSPAFSLLSEETIMNIIASFIVLPNRMCIPLIDQVKMDQMRFPLPRGVVRVHLLEARDLLAMDTYVMGLVKGKSDPYATLRVGNIHFKSKTVKKNLHPRWDEVYEFVVHEAPGQELEVGLYDEDVDKDDFLGSYNLDLGEVKSEKQMDQWFPLEDVPHGEVHLKLQWFSLQTDTSLLQESNDNFACAILAVYLDNATDLPNSDHQRLRKNSKEAQITKRAAFPNSFVEFSIDSNVQKSKVVYASKDPVWEEGFTFFVRDVNTQQLFVQVKEPEKKNPLGVLNLPLSRLLNTLDLTLDEYFLLEHSGVKSQIKLKATLRILNLEEPPPKTFINPPSEVKQQQARQAGNTSVSSPSDAPSSSHTVSSNNTPGPSTPNQEVASPNQGYLAQGRGSFQASRKRKSSANVRRFTSHSLLSQNSITSSNFDPSDEFFFPEAIRNHQGSFGEIELNVRYATLKHKLIVFIIRCRNLLPCSENGTDSYVRLYLLPDQTWKHRKKTHVKKRMINPVFNEKFEFDVLLQEAQARKLDVSVKNNSILVSRERKDIGSVIIDLSEMDLVKGVTAWYELTLPELRNSM; this is encoded by the exons ATGGGGATCTACATTATGTGGTTAG GTCCTCAGACGGTGTCTGACCCGATGGCACAAAAAACGGCCGAAAGCATCCAGTGCACGGACAGGCTGAGCTCCTCGACTGTTAACCACGTAATAATAGAGTTCGTGATGTACTGCGGGAGAGCGGTGTTCATCTGCTACCCTGTGTATCTGTTAGGCTATCTGGGCATCAACATCAGCTGGGTGTTGCTGTGCGTGTTTATGCTCACCTACTGGAAGAAAAATCGCCAATGGAAAGTCGCCCGGATCACATCAGCCATCGAGTTAGTGGACAATGAAAAACGCGCGATCAAAACCGAGCTGAGAAGTGCCTTACCGATGGCATCCTGG GTGCAATTCTCTGACGTAGAGAAGGTTCACTGGCTCAACAAG GTGTTGAAGCAGGCGTGGCCTTTTTTTGGGACGTACATGGAGAAGCTACTTAGAGAAAACATCCAGCAGTCCATCAGGTTCTCCAGTCCTTCACTGAAAACATTTACTTTTACCAAAATCCACTTTGGGCGCATT CCTCTCAAGATCACTGGAATAAGAGCATACACACATGAAGTGGAACATAGGGAAGTGATTCTGGACATGAACATAAG TTATGACGGTGATGTGGACATTCGTGCTGACATGAACTCAGCAATGACAGCTGGTGTGAAAGGCGTTAAA CTCCAGGGGATGATGAGAGTTATTTTAGAGCCTCTTATTGGTCAAACACCGCTGGTGGGAGGAGtcacttttttcttcattcGCCGCCCT acattaaaaataaactggactggCATGACAAACCTTTTGAGCAGCCCTGCCTTTAG TTTACTGTCAGAGGAGACCATCATGAACATCATTGCTTCTTTTATAGTGTTGCCCAACCGCATGTGTATTCCCCTCATAGACCAGGTCAAAATGGACCAAATGAGGTTTCCACTTCCTCGT GGGGTGGTGAGGGTCCACTTGCTGGAAGCCAGGGACCTGCTGGCCATGGACACATACGTGATGGGTTTAGTAAAAGGCAAATCAGACCCCTATGCCACACTCAGAGTGGGCAACATACACTTCAAAAGCAAGACCGTGAAAAAGAATCTACATCCAAGATGGGATGAAGTGTATGAG TTTGTTGTCCATGAGGCCCCTGGCCAAGAGCTAGAAGTGGGGCTGTATGATGAAGATGTAGATAAAGATGATTTCCTTGGAAG CTATAACCTCGATTTGGGAGAAGTGAAGAGTGAGAAACAAATGGATCAG TGGTTTCCTTTGGAGGATGTACCACACGGTGAAGTTCATCTTAAGCTCCAGTGGTTTTCCCTTCAGACTGACACTAGCCTACTGCAGGAG TCCAACGACAACTTTGCCTGTGCTATACTTGCGGTGTATCTGGACAATGCCACAGATCTACCT AACTCAGACCACCAGAGGCTCAGGAAGAACTCAAAAGAAGCGCAG atCACAAAGAGAGCAGCCTTTCCCAACAGCTTTGTTGAATTTTCCATTGACAGCAATGTTCAGAAAAGCAAG GTTGTGTATGCTTCCAAAGACCCGGTGTGGGAGGAGGGCTTCACCTTCTTTGTGCGTGACGTCAACACGCAGCAGCTCTTTGTTCAG GTCAAAGAGCCTGAGAAGAAGAATCCACTCGGTGTTCTCAACTTGCCCCTCAGTCGCCTCCTCAACACCTTAGACCTGACTCTAGACGAGTACTTCCTGTTAGAGCACTCTGGAGTAAAGAGCCAGATCAAACTGAAGGCCACGCTCAGG ATTCTTAATTTGGAAGAGCCTCCACCCAAGACTTTCATCAATCCTCCTTCAGAAGTCAAACAGCAACAGGCCAGACAAGCAGGGAATACCTCAGTCTCCAGTCCCTCCGATGCTCCATCCTCCTCTCACACAGTTTCCTCCAACAATACCCCTGGTCCCTCTACTCCGAACCAAGAGGTAGCTTCACCAAATCAAGGTTATTTAGCTCAAGGCCGTGGCTCCTTCCAGGCATCTAGGAAAAGGAAATCATCAGCGAATGTGCGCCGGTTCACCTCTCACAGCCTGCTGTCACAGAATTCCATCACTTCATCCAATTTTGACCCCTCAGATGAATTCTTCTTTCCAGA agccATTAGGAATCATCAGGGTTCATTTGGAGAGATTGAGCTAAATGTACGCTACGCAACCCTGAAACATAAGCTTATAGTCTTTATTATCAGATGCAG GAACTTATTGCCCTGCAGTGAGAACGGCACAGACTCTTATGTCCGCCTGTATCTCCTCCCCGACCAAACCTGGAAGCATCGTAAGAAGACGCATGTCAAGAAGAGGATGATCAATCCCGTCTTCAATGAAAA GTTTGAGTTTGATGTGTTACTTCAAGAAGCACAAGCTAGGAAGTTGGATGTGTCtgtgaaaaacaacagcattttgGTCTCTCGAGAGAGAAAGGACATAGGTTCG GTAATAATAGATTTATCAGAAATGGATCTAGTCAAAGGCGTCACAGCGTG GTATGAACTCACTCTGCCTGAGCTGAGGAACTCCATGTAG